A region of Streptomyces sp. NBC_01788 DNA encodes the following proteins:
- a CDS encoding malate dehydrogenase, with translation MTRTPVNVTVTGAAGQIGYALLFRIASGQLLGADVPVKLRLLEITPALKAAEGTAMELDDCAFPLLQGIDISDDPNVAFDGANVALLVGARPRTKGMERGDLLEANGGIFKPQGKAINDHAADDVRILVVGNPANTNALIAQAAAPDVPAERFTAMTRLDHNRALTQLAKKTGSTVADIKRLTIWGNHSATQYPDIFHATVAGKNAAELVNDEKWLAEDFIPTVAKRGAAIIEARGASSAASAANAAIDHVHTWVNGTADGDWVSMGIPSDGSYGVPEGLISSFPVTCKDGAYEIVQGLEINDFSRARIEASVKELEEERDAVRSLGLI, from the coding sequence ATGACTCGCACTCCCGTGAACGTCACCGTCACCGGCGCGGCCGGCCAGATCGGTTACGCCCTGCTCTTCCGCATCGCCTCCGGCCAGCTGCTCGGCGCGGACGTGCCGGTCAAGCTGCGCCTCCTGGAGATCACGCCGGCGCTGAAGGCCGCCGAGGGCACGGCCATGGAGCTCGACGACTGCGCGTTCCCGCTGCTTCAGGGCATCGACATCAGCGACGACCCGAACGTCGCCTTCGACGGTGCCAACGTCGCTCTCCTCGTCGGCGCCCGCCCGCGCACCAAGGGCATGGAGCGCGGCGACCTCCTGGAGGCCAACGGCGGCATCTTCAAGCCGCAGGGCAAGGCCATCAACGACCACGCCGCGGACGACGTCAGGATCCTGGTCGTCGGCAACCCCGCGAACACCAACGCGCTGATCGCCCAGGCCGCCGCCCCGGACGTGCCCGCCGAGCGCTTCACCGCGATGACCCGCCTGGACCACAACCGCGCGCTGACCCAGCTCGCCAAGAAGACGGGTTCGACGGTCGCCGACATCAAGCGCCTGACCATCTGGGGCAACCACTCCGCGACCCAGTACCCGGACATCTTCCACGCCACGGTCGCCGGCAAGAACGCCGCCGAGCTCGTGAACGACGAGAAGTGGCTGGCCGAGGACTTCATCCCGACCGTCGCCAAGCGCGGCGCGGCCATCATCGAGGCCCGCGGCGCCTCGTCGGCCGCCTCCGCCGCCAACGCCGCCATCGACCACGTGCACACCTGGGTCAACGGCACCGCCGACGGCGACTGGGTCTCCATGGGCATCCCGTCGGACGGCTCGTACGGCGTCCCCGAGGGCCTGATCTCGTCCTTCCCGGTCACCTGCAAGGACGGCGCGTACGAGATCGTCCAGGGCCTGGAGATCAACGACTTCTCCCGCGCCCGCATCGAGGCCTCCGTCAAGGAACTGGAGGAGGAGCGCGACGCGGTCCGCTCCCTCGGCCTCATCTGA